The candidate division KSB1 bacterium sequence GCAGTTTTTCCATTTCACACCTCCTGCAACGCGGCGGTGAAATGTTCGAGAAAGTGTTGCGCATGTGCGCGGGTGAGGGTCAGTGGCGGCAGCAGTCGGATGACATGGGGATCATGCGCCGAACCGGTGAAGATGTGATGCTGAAACAGCAGTTGTTTGCGCAAGCCGGCACTGGGGAAATCCAGCTCCAGGCCGATCATCAAGCCGCGGCCGCGCACCTCGCGCACGCGGTCGGCAATTTGGCGCAAATTCTCCAACAAGTAGGCGCCCACCACCCGGCTGTTTTCGATCAGATTTTCCGCGGCCATCACCTCGAGCACGGCCAGCGCCGCGGCGCAGGCAAGCGGATTGCCGCCAAACGTCGTGCCCAGCAGGCCGTGTGCAGCCTTAAATCGGGGATGGATCAGCACGCCTGCCACCGGAAAGCCGTTGCCCATGCCCTTGGCAATCGTGATCAAATCCGGCTGAATGCCGGCAAACTGATGCGCAAAAAATTTGCCCGTGCGGCCACAGCCCGATTGCACCTCATCCAGAATCAGCATGGCGCCGGCGCGCCGGCAAAGCGCCTGCACCTCCTGCAAAAACTCCGCGCCCGGCTCACGGATGCCGCCGATCCCCTGAATGCCCTCGATGATCACCGCACAAACATCTGCGCGCTGGAAAACCCGCTGCAGGGCTGCCACGTCATTCAACGGTGCAAAGATGACCTCATGATTTTCGTTCAACGGTGCACGGATTTTGGGATTGTCGGTGACCGCCACGGCTGCGGAGGTGCGGCCGTGAAACGAATGCGCGAAGGCCACCACTGCCCTGCGACCGGTGTGAAAGGAAGCCAGCTTGAGCGCGTTTTCATTGGCCTCCGCGCCGGAGTTACACAGAAACAACTGATACTCCGGATAACCGCTCAACTCGCCCAGGCGTGCCGCCAGCTCCTGCTGCAGAGGGAGTTGCACGGAGTTGGAGTAGAACCCGAGACGGTTGAGCTGTTCGGTCAACCGGCTGACATAGTGAGGGTGGCTGTGGCCGATGGAAATCACGGCATGCCCCCCATAGAAGTCGAGATATTGCACGCCGTGCTTGTCCCACAAATGAACATCACGGCCCTGCACCAGTTCGAGCTCGTAAAGCGGGTAGACATCGAAGAGCTGCATTGATGGGTTTTCCTCGGAAATTGCAATTGCCGGTGGCCGGGTGGTTTCAAGCCGAGGCCGGAAAACCTGGTTGCGTGTCATGTTGCCAGCGGTGGCTGCTGCCGGCAGCGGGCAAGCGTCCGGCCGGATGACGCAGCACGCCGTCCTCTTTCTCGCAATCGCATGCGGGCATTGCGAAACGGCTGGGCATGCCGCGCGGTTGTCAATACGCCACGGCTTTCAGGCGCAAACCCAGCATTTCGTCCCAGCCGAACATCAGGTTCATGTTCTGCACCGCCTGTCCGGAGGCGCCCTTGAGCAAATTGTCGATCACGCTGGTGAGAAACAGCTTGCTGCCGTGTTTTTCCAGATAGAGCACGCAATGGTTGGTGTTCACCACCTGCTTGAGATCGGGGGTTTTGCGGCTGAGGCGCACGCAGGGGTGCGTGGCGTAATATTCGGCATAGAGTTCGCAGGCTTGCGCCAGCGACAGATCACAGTCCAAATAGAGCGCGCCGAGAATGCCACGCGTGAAGTTGCCGCGAAACGGCAGGAAGTTGATCTGCGCCTCCCCAATCGGCTGGAGCAATTTCAGGCCCTGGTAGATTTCAGCGAGATGCTGATGCTGAAAGGGCTTGTAGACCTGCACGTTGTTGCTGCGCCAACTGAAATGGCTGGTCTCGCTGAGCGCCTGGCCGGCGCCGGTCGAGCCGGTAATGGCGCTGACATGGATTTCGCCGCGCAACAAGCCGTGCTGCGCCAGCGGCAGCAGGGCCAGTTGGATGGCGGTGGCAAAACAGCCGGGATTGGCGACGCGACGGGCGCGGGCAATCGCGGCGCGCTGCAACTCGGGCAGACCATAAACAAAACCATGGTCCGGAATCTGCGTCAGGCGGTGATCCTGGCTGAAGTCGATGATGCGCAGGCCCGCGGGCAGGGGCTGTTCGCGCAGGTAGCGCGCGGATTCGCCGTGCCCCAGACAGAGGAAAAGCAGGTCGAGATCTTCGGCCATTTCGGCGGAGAATTGCAATGCGGTTTCACCGAGGAGATCGCCATGCACCTCGGCAACCGGC is a genomic window containing:
- a CDS encoding aminotransferase class III-fold pyridoxal phosphate-dependent enzyme codes for the protein MQLFDVYPLYELELVQGRDVHLWDKHGVQYLDFYGGHAVISIGHSHPHYVSRLTEQLNRLGFYSNSVQLPLQQELAARLGELSGYPEYQLFLCNSGAEANENALKLASFHTGRRAVVAFAHSFHGRTSAAVAVTDNPKIRAPLNENHEVIFAPLNDVAALQRVFQRADVCAVIIEGIQGIGGIREPGAEFLQEVQALCRRAGAMLILDEVQSGCGRTGKFFAHQFAGIQPDLITIAKGMGNGFPVAGVLIHPRFKAAHGLLGTTFGGNPLACAAALAVLEVMAAENLIENSRVVGAYLLENLRQIADRVREVRGRGLMIGLELDFPSAGLRKQLLFQHHIFTGSAHDPHVIRLLPPLTLTRAHAQHFLEHFTAALQEV
- the argC gene encoding N-acetyl-gamma-glutamyl-phosphate reductase, whose amino-acid sequence is MGKVKVGIAGASGYTGGELLRLLLHHPAVEVRCAHSRHHAGKPVAEVHGDLLGETALQFSAEMAEDLDLLFLCLGHGESARYLREQPLPAGLRIIDFSQDHRLTQIPDHGFVYGLPELQRAAIARARRVANPGCFATAIQLALLPLAQHGLLRGEIHVSAITGSTGAGQALSETSHFSWRSNNVQVYKPFQHQHLAEIYQGLKLLQPIGEAQINFLPFRGNFTRGILGALYLDCDLSLAQACELYAEYYATHPCVRLSRKTPDLKQVVNTNHCVLYLEKHGSKLFLTSVIDNLLKGASGQAVQNMNLMFGWDEMLGLRLKAVAY